The region GCAAAAGAACAGCATACAAAATTCCTAAAAACGGCGACACGAAAACTAGTAAGATACTGCCGACCAATGCAGCAATAAAAAACAAAAACTTTATTTTTCGTCTGGCTGTTGAGGAGGACAGGCGCATACAAAAGCCTTGAATATCAAATTCATTATTTTTCATCAAGAACAAGTATACTACAAAATAAAGCATATCTGCAAAATTAAATGCCTCAGCTGCTACTAACAACGGCATCGTGATTCCTGTTCCTAGAAGAATCACGATAATAGGTAATAAAAAACTATATCGTTTAGCTAAATGCAAATAACCTTTCAATTCTTTTTCTTTCGGAAGCAAAAAAACTGTATCCGCAGATTGGAGAAGAGTAGCTAACTTTCCAATAAAAAGCATCCCTGTAAAAACAACAACTGCTATCCACTTTGCATAATGAAAATTTTCTGGCAGACTTTTTAAAGACTCAGAATAAACGTATCCTAATGCACCTACTAAAAATAAACAAACAATAACAAAATGATCATTCAGAACATATTTTAAATACCGCATCATTTTTTTTTGGTGTTGCGCAACTCTTTTTTTCCATAAGTTATTCATCATACTTGAACATCCTCTTCTTGAGTCAACTGAAGATAGATCTCATCTAATGTAGCAAGCGGCATATCAAAGGCAGCTCTTAAATCTTCTAAAGTCCCTTCAGCACGAATGACGCCTTCATGAAGCAAAACAAACCGGTCGCATTGTCTTTCGGCGGTGGCTAAAATATGCGTAGACATTAGTATAGAAGCTCCCTGGCGTTTCATCTCATTCATCAACTCCAATAATGCATTGATTCCTAGCGGGTCTAGACCAACAAAAGGTTCATCAATAATATATAGACTGGGCTCAATCAAAAATGCACACAAAATCATAACTTTTTGTTTCATACCTTTAGAAAAATTGGCTGGAAACCAATCTAGCTTTTTTTCTAATCGAAATTTTTTCAGCAATTTCTCTGCCCTTGAAAAAGCAATATCTGCAGGTATATCATAAGCCATTCCTGTAATTTCAATGTGTTCCCGTAACGTTAATTCTTCATAAAGAATAGGTGTTTCAGGTATATAACCGATTTTTTTTCGATAAGCAGTAATGTTTTCTTTTAGGGTCTGTCCATCTAGTTTGATTTCTCCTTTAGATGGGTTCATTAAGCCGATAATGTGTTTGATAATCGTACTTTTTCCTGCTCCATTAAGGCCAATTAACCCAATCAGCTCTCCGTCATTTACTTCAAAAGAAACATCTTTTAAAACAGGTATTTGACTATAACCTCCTGTAACATGCGAGACTTTTAAACTCATTAACACTCTCTCCCCCTCATTTTCTTTACTTGTTTTTTTATTGTACCATACTATAATAAGAGAAGCTTTCTCGTTTCTCTGTTTGTTACCGTTTCACTTTATTTAATTTTTGTGATACATTTATTATGAAGACTTATAATCCTTAAAATGGAAAGATGAACTGATTGAATAGATTAACACATTTGCTAACTAAATCTTAATAAGAAAGAAGGGCATTCCGTGACAGATTGTATTTTTTGTAAAATTATCAATAATGAGATCCCAAGTCGTAAAGTTTATGAAGATGAAGAAGTTGTTGCCTTCCTTGATTTAACACAAGTAACGCCTGGACATACTTTAGTCGTTCCAAAAAAGCATGTAAGGGATATTTTTGAATATGATGAAGAAATGGCAGCATCTGTTTTTTCTCGTATTCCTAAAATCGCACGAGCCATTGAACAGTCTAACCCAGCAATTACGGGAATGAACATTATGAGCAACAATGGATCGGTAGCGTATCAGTCTGTTTTTCATAGTCACATTCATTTGTTACCGCGCTACACTGTGAGAGATGATTTTAGTATCATGTTTGGTGATCATTCAGAGAAATACACAGCTGCTGAATTAGATGCAATTGCTGCATCAATTAAAGAAAAAATGGAGGGATAACCATGGCAAAAGAATTTTTAAAAGGACTTATTTTTGGTTCACTAGTGGGCGGAGCGTATACTTTATTGAATACCCCTCGTTCTGGTGAACAAAATAGAGAAATGCTACTAGATTATATTGATGATACTACTGTTTTAGTCGATGATGTATCAAAAAGCGTAAATGACTTAAAAGATGCTGTTTCAGTTCTTACAAACGAAGGCAAAGCTTTAGTAGAAGAGTTTACAGAAGAAGTCACTGAATCTGTAGAAGATTTTACTTACCAGGCGGAACCTCGGATGAGACGAATTCAAGAACAAGCTGAAAAATTATCTAAGGATGTCGAAGATCTAAGCCAAGAAGTAACTTCTCAAAACTAAACAAACAAAACGGAACGGATTGAGCATGAGCAATTCAGTCCGTTTTTTTTATTTATCTTTTATTATTTTATGTTTTTTTTGTGATTTT is a window of Carnobacterium mobile DSM 4848 DNA encoding:
- a CDS encoding ABC transporter ATP-binding protein, whose protein sequence is MSLKVSHVTGGYSQIPVLKDVSFEVNDGELIGLIGLNGAGKSTIIKHIIGLMNPSKGEIKLDGQTLKENITAYRKKIGYIPETPILYEELTLREHIEITGMAYDIPADIAFSRAEKLLKKFRLEKKLDWFPANFSKGMKQKVMILCAFLIEPSLYIIDEPFVGLDPLGINALLELMNEMKRQGASILMSTHILATAERQCDRFVLLHEGVIRAEGTLEDLRAAFDMPLATLDEIYLQLTQEEDVQV
- a CDS encoding HIT family protein; amino-acid sequence: MTDCIFCKIINNEIPSRKVYEDEEVVAFLDLTQVTPGHTLVVPKKHVRDIFEYDEEMAASVFSRIPKIARAIEQSNPAITGMNIMSNNGSVAYQSVFHSHIHLLPRYTVRDDFSIMFGDHSEKYTAAELDAIAASIKEKMEG
- a CDS encoding YtxH domain-containing protein produces the protein MAKEFLKGLIFGSLVGGAYTLLNTPRSGEQNREMLLDYIDDTTVLVDDVSKSVNDLKDAVSVLTNEGKALVEEFTEEVTESVEDFTYQAEPRMRRIQEQAEKLSKDVEDLSQEVTSQN